A region of Lycium barbarum isolate Lr01 chromosome 3, ASM1917538v2, whole genome shotgun sequence DNA encodes the following proteins:
- the LOC132632115 gene encoding uncharacterized protein LOC132632115 — protein sequence MESEENPITIHLISSSDSPEFNHLTHALTHSSVIGLDAEWKPIRTHQSTFPTVSLLQIACQLTDESPVFLIDLASIPLQSIYHLIKDAFASPDVLKLGFRFKQDLVYLSSTFCAYGCEPGFERVEPFLDITSIYNNLQPRQPGRRLSKQTKSLATVCQEVLGISLSKELQCSDWSQRPLTEEQMQYAAVDAHCLIHIFEVFKAKVVTEGNSVESVTGLQLSHLDLGLKQILATQQNSNKLCGIKFGEALEMVQAIPPDFCKTAPISDEEVTALSPDQANQMDDVLSLIVRKYGDKILLSESDRKPKISRKKAKKSSGRVANTRSRTEGGEEWQGPPPWDVTSGGDGCPKFLCDVMVEGLAKHLRCVGIDAAVPYSKKPETRGLIEQACKEKRVLLTRDAKLLRHDYLLKNQIYRVKSLLKNDQLVEVIETFQLEISEDRLMSRCTKCNGKFIQKPLTTEEAVEAAKGFQVIPNCLFKKNLEFWQCMDCKQLYWEGTQYHNAVQKFVDVCKLND from the exons ATGGAGTCGGAAGAGAATCCAATAACCATACACCTAATCTCATCCAGTGACTCACCCGAGTTCAACCATCTAACTCATGCATTAACTCATTCTTCAGTCATCGGACTCGACGCTGAATGGAAACCCATTCGAACCCACCAATCCACTTTCCCAACCGTCTCACTTCTTCAAATCGCTTGCCAGCTCACAGACGAATCGCCAGTCTTCTTAATTGACCTGGCCTCAATCCCCTTACAGTCAATTTACCACCTCATTAAGGACGCGTTTGCCTCGCCGGATGTATTAAAATTGGGATTTAGGTTCAAACAGGATTTAGTGTATTTGTCTTCTACTTTCTGTGCTTATGGATGTGAACCTGGTTTTGAAAGG GTGGAACCCTTTTTAGATATTACAAGCATATACAACAACCTGCAACCCAGACAACCGGGGAGAAGATTATCAAAGCAAACAAAGAGCTTGGCAACAGTTTGTCAGGAGGTCTTGGGAATTTCTCTATCAAAG GAACTCCAATGCAGTGATTGGTCACAGCGTCCTCTGACAGAAGAGCAAATGCAATATGCAGCAGTTGATGCTCACTGTTTGATTCATATCTTTGAAGTCTTCAAGGCTAAGGTTGTGACAGAAG GGAATTCTGTCGAAAGTGTAACTGGTCTCCAGTTGTCTCATCTGGATCTTGGGTTGAAGCAGATACTTGCCACACAACAAAACTCTAACAAATTGTGCGGTATCAAATTTGGTGAAGCTTTAGAGATGGTGCAAGCTATCCCGCCTGATTTTTGTAAAACAGCCCCCATCTCAGATGAAGAGGTTACTGCGCTGTCACCAGATCAAGCTAATCAGATGGATGATGTGCTTTCGCTAATTGTCAGGAAGTATGGTGATAAAATTTTGTTAAGTGAATCTGATAGAAAACCGAAGATCTCGAGAAAGAAAGCTAAGAAATCATCTGGTAGAGTAGCAAACACACGCAGTCGAACGGAGGGTGGTGAAGAATGGCAAGGTCCACCACCCTGGGATGTGACCTCCGGTGGGGATGGGTGCCCTAAGTTTCTATGTGATGTGATG GTTGAAGGATTGGCAAAACATTTAAGATGTGTTGGCATTGATGCTGCTGTTCCTTACTCAAAGAAGCCTGAAACAAG gGGTTTAATAGAACAAGCCTGTAAAGAGAAGAGAGTACTCTTAACACGAGATGCCAAACTCCTGAGACATGATTATCTCTTAAAAAATCAGATATACCGGGTGAAGAGTCTTCTAAAGAATGATCAGTTGGTTGAG GTAATAGAAACTTTCCAATTGGAAATTTCTGAGGACCGGTTGATGTCAAGGTGCACAAAATGCAACGGTAAGTTCATCCAAAAACCTCTGACAACAGAAGAAGCTGTTGAGGCAGCTAAAGGATTTCAGGTGATTCCAAACTGCTTGTTTAAAAAGAACTTGGAATTCTGGCAATGCATGGATTGCAAGCAACTTTACTGGGAG
- the LOC132634075 gene encoding uncharacterized protein LOC132634075, which produces MAGKKGKARAPAIRKGGKRGRPRKIPILSIDSSVSSRPHIFTPALTIKHEIVTPLVTTLSIVAPASRNLQAETSTGAIKKLQLTNPSTQGNNLSQSIDLGMMTPPPLTVLYQATETLQSLMVPSLTAAITVQTIVPLMASPPKITLLLPKSLIADLQAIPKPMWASLFYMWPGRQT; this is translated from the coding sequence ATGGCAGGGAAAAAGGGGAAAGCTCGTGCTCCCGCTATAAGGAAAGGGGGGAAGCGAGGACGCCCTAGAAAAATACCAATTTTGAGTATTGATAGCTCGGTAAGCTCACGTCCACACATTTTTACCCCAGCTCTGACCATTAAACATGAAATTGTTACACCTCTAGTCACAACGTTATCAATTGTTGCACCAGCTTCAAGGAATTTGCAAGCGGAGACCTCGACGGGTGCGATTAAGAAACTGCAACTAACTAATCCATCTACTCAAGGAAACAACTTATCCCAATCCATAGATTTGGGGATGATGACACCACCTCCACTAACGGTACTGTATCAAGCTACTGAAACTCTGCAATCTCTGATGGTTCCATCATTGACAGCTGCGATTACAGTACAGACCATTGTTCCGTTGATGGCTTCACCTCCGAAAATAACGCTTCTGCTACCAAAATCTCTTATTGCTGATCTCCAGGCTATACCCAAGCCAATGTGGGCTAGTTTGTTTTACAT